The Hypanus sabinus isolate sHypSab1 chromosome 3, sHypSab1.hap1, whole genome shotgun sequence genome contains a region encoding:
- the LOC132391727 gene encoding THAP domain-containing protein 1-like isoform X1 codes for MVLSCSAYGCKNRYDKDRGVSFHRFPLKRPELCKKWLEAVRRRNFIPTKNSNLCSEHFTLDCFRKNCNNKILEENAVPSIFCFTRSNQQSKKLEMALPSDQHHATEEIIEESELNQAHRLLTVYDHSYSVGDACLQKKKIQQLEEQNEKLKKKLKFLQQKSRRQEQRLQRMKKLLQELNTRDILSNQNCVLLNDTLYEVIKV; via the exons ATGGTGTTATCCTGCTCTGCTTACGGCTGCAAGAATCGGTATGATAAAGACCGTGGCGTTTCTTTCCACAG GTTTCCCCTGAAGCGGCCGGAGCTCTGCAAAAAGTGGCTGGAGGCAGTAAGAAGACGGAATTTTATACCCACTAAAAACAGCAATTTGTGTTCAGAACATTTCACATTGGACTGTTTCAGAAAGAACTGTAACAATAAAATACTGGAAGAAAATGCTGTGCCATCCATATTCTGTTTTACTCGATCAAATCAACAGTCAAAG AAGTTAGAAATGGCATTACCGAGTGACCAACATCATGCAACAGAGGAAATTATAGAGGAGTCGGAACTGAATCAAGCGCATAGACTCTTAACTGTTTATGATCATAGCTACAGTGTTGGAGATGCATGCTTACAAAAAAAGAAGATTCAGCAGTTGGAGGAACAAAATGAGAAATTGAAGAAGAAACTGAAATTCTTACAGCAGAAGTCTCGTCGCCAAGAGCAACGATTACAGAGAATGAAAAAGCTATTACAAGAACTTAATACACGAGATATATTGTCAAATCAAAATTGTGTGCTGTTAAATGATACTTTGTATGAAGTAATTAAAGTTTAG
- the LOC132390855 gene encoding uncharacterized protein LOC132390855 yields MVTYILTSTKLDATGHRWLAALSVYEFSLRYRPGSKNVDADALSCREPGEQEKDEEWESVPAPGVMAMCQFAITVKATGRGRLERAVDHLGVFDDAVPLAYCDLTTLRTKQLPELSLGEVAAALQNDPGLGTVWRVVEKGDVALAEKQKHPTVLLLLKEWPRLKLKNQILYRVTAPQDQPRHWQQVLPEEYRQTVLQALHDDSGHLGVEKTYGLLKDRFYWPRMRGEVEEYCRGCSCCIRRKILPASAAPLSHLQSAGPLDLETRSTRNRQMMFGYWI; encoded by the exons ATGGTTACTTATATTCTGACTTCGactaagctggatgccacaggacatcggtggctggcggccttgtcagTATATgagttcagcctgaggtaccgccccggaagcaagaatgtcgatgcggatgctttgtcatgtcgggagccgggggaacaggagaaggacgaggagtgggagagtgtccctgcccctggagtgatggctatgtgtcagtttgctatcaccgtgaaggccacgggaagaggaaggctggagcgagccgtggaccatttgggggtttttgacgatgccgtacccctagcttactgtgacctgaccacactgcggactaaacagttgccggaactgagtctgggggaagtggcagctgctctgcaaaatgacccgggtcttggcactgtgtggagagtggtagagaagggggatgtggcgttggctgagaagcaGAAACACCCGACCGTGCTtctgttattgaaggagtggcctcggttaaagttaaagaaccaaatcttgtaccgggtcacGGCACCTCAGGACCAACCCCGCCATTGGCAAcaggtcctgccggaggagtatcggcagactgtactccaggccttacatgatgattccggacacttgggggtggaaaagacctatggattactcaaagaccggttctactggccccggatgaggggggaggtcgaagaatactgtaggggatgcagttGTTGCATTAGGAGGAAGATCCTGCCAGCGTcagcggctccactgtcgcacttgcagagtgcgggacctctggacctg GAAACAAGGAGCACGAGGAACCGTCAGATGATGTTTGGCTACTGGATTTAG
- the LOC132391727 gene encoding THAP domain-containing protein 1-like isoform X2, whose protein sequence is MVLSCSAYGCKNRFPLKRPELCKKWLEAVRRRNFIPTKNSNLCSEHFTLDCFRKNCNNKILEENAVPSIFCFTRSNQQSKKLEMALPSDQHHATEEIIEESELNQAHRLLTVYDHSYSVGDACLQKKKIQQLEEQNEKLKKKLKFLQQKSRRQEQRLQRMKKLLQELNTRDILSNQNCVLLNDTLYEVIKV, encoded by the exons ATGGTGTTATCCTGCTCTGCTTACGGCTGCAAGAATCG GTTTCCCCTGAAGCGGCCGGAGCTCTGCAAAAAGTGGCTGGAGGCAGTAAGAAGACGGAATTTTATACCCACTAAAAACAGCAATTTGTGTTCAGAACATTTCACATTGGACTGTTTCAGAAAGAACTGTAACAATAAAATACTGGAAGAAAATGCTGTGCCATCCATATTCTGTTTTACTCGATCAAATCAACAGTCAAAG AAGTTAGAAATGGCATTACCGAGTGACCAACATCATGCAACAGAGGAAATTATAGAGGAGTCGGAACTGAATCAAGCGCATAGACTCTTAACTGTTTATGATCATAGCTACAGTGTTGGAGATGCATGCTTACAAAAAAAGAAGATTCAGCAGTTGGAGGAACAAAATGAGAAATTGAAGAAGAAACTGAAATTCTTACAGCAGAAGTCTCGTCGCCAAGAGCAACGATTACAGAGAATGAAAAAGCTATTACAAGAACTTAATACACGAGATATATTGTCAAATCAAAATTGTGTGCTGTTAAATGATACTTTGTATGAAGTAATTAAAGTTTAG